In a single window of the uncultured Dysgonomonas sp. genome:
- a CDS encoding TolC family protein translates to MKKYIISCSLLLVCLCSQAQNKWTLRQCVDYAVENNIELKQQSLDVKNSEINLSTSKNSRLPDLNASLGQSFNFGRSTLGTNVSEAVNSSRSSFSVSTSVPIFTGFRIPNQIKADELTLHAAMEGLKKAQENLELQVVSLYLDVLFKKEILKAYQEQAGLSKQQVDRTSMLVESGKVPASQLYDIKAQLAKDESNVTMADNDLALSLLNLSQALNLASSDAFDIEEPKVDNIVDNNLGSVLPPNQVYQMALGIKPHIKEAEYKLESSKKTLKVAQAGYWPTLGFSAGYSTSYQSVSGQNNVSFSKQIRDFGSEYLSFSLSIPIFNRFETRNRVRSARLSIENQNLALDNVKLALYKEIQQAYQSAVSSQAKYNSASKAYEAADESFKYARERYDIGKSTVFEFNEAQTKLLTSKSERIQAKYDFIFRAKILDFYQGKEIDIE, encoded by the coding sequence ATGAAAAAATATATAATATCGTGCAGTTTATTACTTGTTTGTCTATGTTCTCAGGCTCAGAACAAATGGACACTAAGACAATGTGTCGATTATGCCGTCGAGAATAATATAGAACTGAAACAGCAATCGCTGGATGTAAAAAACTCGGAAATAAACCTGAGCACCAGTAAAAATAGCCGTCTGCCCGACCTGAATGCCAGTCTAGGGCAAAGTTTCAACTTCGGACGGTCTACCTTAGGGACAAACGTCTCCGAAGCGGTAAACTCATCCCGGTCGTCATTCAGTGTATCAACCTCTGTTCCTATATTTACAGGCTTCAGGATTCCAAACCAGATAAAGGCTGACGAGCTGACTTTACATGCAGCGATGGAAGGGTTGAAAAAGGCTCAGGAGAATCTGGAATTGCAAGTGGTATCCTTATACCTCGATGTATTGTTCAAAAAAGAAATCCTCAAAGCGTATCAGGAACAGGCAGGATTGAGCAAACAGCAGGTAGATCGCACCAGTATGCTGGTTGAATCGGGCAAGGTGCCAGCATCCCAATTGTATGATATAAAGGCACAGTTGGCAAAAGATGAATCGAATGTGACAATGGCCGACAATGATCTGGCTTTGTCGCTCCTGAATTTGTCTCAGGCCCTGAATCTTGCTTCGAGCGACGCTTTCGATATTGAAGAGCCGAAAGTAGACAATATAGTAGATAATAATCTGGGGAGCGTACTTCCGCCAAATCAGGTCTATCAGATGGCTCTGGGTATTAAACCTCATATAAAGGAAGCTGAATATAAACTTGAGAGCAGCAAGAAGACCTTGAAAGTAGCTCAGGCAGGTTATTGGCCTACTCTTGGATTCAGTGCAGGTTATAGTACTTCATACCAGAGTGTATCAGGACAAAACAATGTAAGTTTTAGTAAACAAATCCGAGATTTCGGCTCCGAATATTTGAGTTTTAGCTTAAGTATTCCTATCTTTAACCGTTTCGAAACAAGAAACAGAGTGCGAAGCGCACGTCTTAGTATCGAGAACCAGAATTTAGCGCTTGACAATGTGAAACTTGCATTATACAAAGAGATTCAGCAAGCATACCAGAGTGCAGTTTCGTCCCAGGCCAAATATAATTCGGCAAGCAAGGCTTATGAAGCCGCTGACGAATCGTTCAAATATGCCCGTGAACGTTATGACATTGGTAAATCGACTGTATTTGAATTTAACGAAGCCCAAACAAAATTGCTGACCAGTAAATCGGAACGTATACAAGCGAAATACGATTTCATATTCAGAGCAAAGATTCTGGATTTCTATCAAGGTAAAGAAATCGATATAGAATAA
- a CDS encoding efflux RND transporter periplasmic adaptor subunit, with product MKKVLRIALFVIIGLVVLGTFFFLWKKSQPKEVRYEIATVEEGNVENTSVATGKVSPRDEILIKPQISGIISEVLKEAGDFVKQGDIIATVKVIPEVAQLNSAESRVNVAQINLTQVRAEHERQKDLFSKGVIAKEEMDKSDADYKKAIEELENSKDNLDIVKTGISKKTAQYSNTQIRSTITGMILDVPVKAGNSVIQANTFNDGTTIATVANMNDMIFIGKIDETEVGRVHTGMPIKLSVGAIEGKKFDAILEYIAPKGVEENGAILFEIKAAARIPDTVMVRAGYSANAEIVLAKVEKILTIPESTITFSNDSSFVYILTDTIDQKQVFDKKLVKVGLSDGIKVEVKEGLSKGQKVRGNEVSDKPKEAPKN from the coding sequence ATGAAAAAGGTTCTCAGAATAGCACTGTTTGTGATTATAGGATTAGTGGTCCTTGGCACATTCTTTTTCCTTTGGAAAAAATCGCAGCCTAAAGAAGTTAGATACGAAATCGCTACCGTTGAAGAAGGAAATGTAGAAAACACCTCAGTAGCAACAGGTAAGGTATCGCCTCGTGACGAAATTTTAATAAAGCCGCAAATATCCGGTATTATATCGGAGGTTCTTAAAGAAGCGGGTGATTTTGTAAAACAAGGAGATATTATTGCCACTGTAAAGGTTATACCCGAAGTTGCTCAATTAAACTCTGCCGAATCACGTGTAAATGTAGCACAGATTAACCTTACACAGGTAAGAGCTGAACATGAACGGCAAAAAGACCTGTTTTCGAAGGGAGTGATAGCCAAAGAAGAAATGGACAAATCGGATGCCGATTACAAAAAGGCTATCGAGGAACTGGAAAATTCGAAAGACAATCTGGATATCGTAAAAACCGGTATATCTAAAAAAACGGCACAATATAGCAACACACAAATCCGTTCTACCATCACAGGTATGATATTGGATGTACCGGTAAAAGCCGGTAACTCGGTAATACAAGCCAACACCTTCAACGATGGTACCACTATCGCCACTGTAGCAAACATGAATGATATGATATTCATAGGAAAGATAGACGAAACTGAAGTAGGCCGCGTACATACAGGTATGCCGATCAAACTGTCGGTAGGGGCTATTGAAGGTAAAAAATTTGATGCAATATTAGAGTATATCGCACCTAAAGGAGTAGAGGAAAACGGAGCTATACTGTTTGAGATCAAAGCTGCTGCCCGCATCCCTGACACAGTGATGGTGAGAGCGGGATATAGCGCCAACGCTGAAATCGTATTGGCTAAAGTGGAAAAAATATTGACTATACCAGAAAGTACAATCACATTCAGCAACGACTCATCTTTCGTTTATATACTGACCGACACTATCGACCAAAAACAGGTATTTGACAAGAAGTTAGTAAAAGTAGGGCTGTCGGACGGGATAAAAGTAGAAGTAAAAGAAGGACTCAGCAAAGGCCAGAAAGTCAGAGGCAATGAAGTTTCGGACAAGCCAAAAGAAGCTCCTAAAAATTAA
- a CDS encoding ABC transporter permease, with translation MFDLDNWQEIWATITRNKFRSILTGLGVSWGLFMLIILVGIGNSFEGGLMKNVNGFASNSCFFFTDRTSEAFKGYRKGRWWNMNNRDLVLIQQKARSVELISPVLFGNSGDKNVVNGQKTGSYGTRGVYPAHFKIEQQHVLAGRLFNDLDIDGYRKVCVIGQEVYETLFQPGEDPQGRYIRVNGIYFQVIGVIRPKSRASIGGDVESTVFIPFTTMQRAFNQGDIIHFLACTTKSGYTGSIVEEEVKNILKSAHDIAPTDEKAVRSFNIEKEFQIFNNLFTGINVLIWFVGGGALLSGIIGISNIMLVTVRERTREIGVRRALGAKPITIVKQILSESFVLTAIAGFLGFLSGIVLVELISFGMSQNMSDDVFLIPPFVSFWTAVKAMIVLIIAGIISGLMPAMRALSVKAIDAIRDE, from the coding sequence ATGTTTGATTTAGACAATTGGCAAGAAATATGGGCTACGATAACCCGTAATAAATTCCGAAGCATTCTTACCGGACTAGGAGTTTCATGGGGGCTCTTTATGTTAATCATCCTTGTAGGTATCGGTAATTCCTTTGAAGGTGGCTTAATGAAGAATGTAAATGGTTTTGCCTCCAACTCGTGTTTCTTTTTTACCGACCGTACCAGTGAAGCTTTCAAGGGATACCGAAAAGGACGTTGGTGGAATATGAATAACCGGGACTTGGTGCTGATCCAACAAAAAGCCCGCTCTGTAGAACTTATATCACCTGTACTTTTTGGCAACAGCGGAGATAAGAACGTAGTAAACGGACAGAAGACAGGCTCCTACGGAACACGTGGAGTTTATCCCGCTCATTTCAAAATAGAACAACAGCATGTTCTTGCAGGACGTTTATTTAATGATCTGGATATTGACGGATACAGAAAAGTGTGTGTGATAGGACAAGAAGTCTATGAAACTCTTTTCCAACCGGGTGAAGACCCACAAGGCCGATATATCCGCGTTAACGGAATTTACTTTCAGGTTATCGGGGTTATTCGCCCCAAATCGCGGGCATCTATCGGAGGTGATGTAGAATCTACTGTATTCATTCCTTTTACTACCATGCAACGCGCCTTTAATCAAGGAGACATTATACACTTTCTTGCTTGTACAACAAAATCGGGATATACCGGTTCGATTGTAGAAGAAGAAGTAAAGAATATTCTTAAATCAGCGCACGACATAGCACCTACAGATGAAAAAGCAGTAAGGAGTTTCAATATAGAAAAGGAATTCCAAATATTTAACAACCTATTCACAGGGATAAATGTTCTAATCTGGTTTGTCGGAGGAGGTGCTCTTTTATCGGGGATAATCGGTATCAGTAATATTATGTTGGTAACAGTAAGGGAACGTACCCGTGAAATCGGTGTCCGGCGTGCACTCGGAGCTAAGCCAATCACAATAGTGAAACAAATATTGAGCGAAAGTTTTGTTCTCACAGCCATAGCCGGATTCCTGGGTTTCCTTTCAGGTATTGTATTAGTAGAGCTTATCAGTTTCGGTATGAGTCAGAACATGAGTGACGATGTATTTTTAATACCACCATTTGTTTCTTTCTGGACAGCGGTCAAAGCTATGATTGTATTGATAATAGCAGGTATAATATCAGGCCTCATGCCTGCCATGCGGGCACTCAGTGTAAAAGCTATAGATGCTATCAGGGACGAATAA
- a CDS encoding ABC transporter permease, which translates to MFDFDSLREILSTISKNKLRTALTGVAVAWGIFMLIILLGAGNGLRNGVTSNFSHRAKNSVTLWPGWTSMPYNGLPSNRNIKFDHKDYDLIRNKIPEVEYVSVRVNQNATIAYEKEYGSWSLVGVTEDAAYINNIEVRSGDGRFLNRMDVINRRKVVVISPDIKKVLFKDQDPIGKYITADNTTAYQVIGVYDDSNTFSNNPPAYIPFTTAQMLYNKGWGFRSIDFTVKGLDTKEKNEKFIERLRNRMGKMHNFDPADRSALYVRNTAEDMLEAESIFSVITLFIIVIGASSLLAGIVGVGNIMLITVKERTREIGIRKAIGATPLSVLKLIIFESILITSVAGYMGMVFGIAITEGINKMMEGAASSDGPNIFRDPTVDLTTVIIATIALVIAGTVAGLIPALKATKVSPIEAMRAE; encoded by the coding sequence ATGTTTGATTTTGACTCGCTACGGGAAATACTCTCAACCATCAGTAAAAATAAGCTGCGGACTGCGCTTACAGGAGTAGCAGTAGCATGGGGTATATTCATGCTCATTATACTACTGGGAGCAGGCAACGGGTTAAGAAACGGTGTAACGTCCAACTTTTCGCACCGGGCAAAAAATTCGGTCACCTTATGGCCGGGCTGGACATCTATGCCCTATAACGGATTGCCATCTAACAGGAATATCAAGTTTGATCATAAAGATTATGATCTGATAAGAAATAAAATTCCGGAAGTAGAATATGTGTCGGTCCGTGTAAATCAGAATGCAACTATTGCATATGAAAAAGAGTATGGTTCATGGTCTTTAGTAGGAGTTACCGAAGATGCTGCATATATCAATAACATAGAAGTAAGAAGCGGTGATGGACGTTTCCTTAACAGAATGGACGTTATCAATCGCCGGAAGGTTGTGGTAATCAGCCCCGATATAAAAAAAGTTCTTTTCAAAGATCAGGATCCTATCGGCAAATACATTACAGCTGACAACACGACTGCATATCAGGTAATCGGAGTCTACGACGACTCAAATACTTTTAGTAACAATCCTCCGGCTTATATTCCATTCACCACAGCACAGATGTTATATAACAAAGGATGGGGATTCCGGAGTATAGACTTCACCGTTAAAGGCTTAGACACAAAAGAGAAGAATGAGAAATTTATAGAGCGTTTACGCAATAGGATGGGCAAGATGCACAATTTTGATCCGGCTGACAGATCCGCTTTATATGTAAGAAACACTGCCGAAGATATGCTGGAAGCTGAAAGTATCTTTTCCGTAATCACCTTATTCATTATCGTTATCGGTGCATCATCCTTATTGGCGGGGATAGTAGGTGTAGGAAATATTATGTTGATCACAGTGAAAGAGCGTACCCGCGAGATAGGAATCCGTAAGGCAATAGGAGCGACACCACTTTCTGTGCTGAAACTGATCATCTTTGAGTCTATATTAATTACTTCTGTTGCCGGCTATATGGGGATGGTCTTCGGTATAGCAATAACAGAAGGAATAAATAAAATGATGGAAGGAGCTGCATCCAGTGACGGACCCAATATATTCAGGGACCCTACGGTGGATCTGACAACAGTAATAATAGCAACCATAGCTTTGGTAATAGCAGGCACCGTAGCAGGATTGATCCCGGCACTGAAAGCGACCAAAGTAAGTCCGATAGAAGCAATGAGAGCCGAATAA
- a CDS encoding ABC transporter ATP-binding protein, with product MIRINNLNKTYYNGAPLHVLKGINLEVEKGELVSIMGASGSGKSTLLNILGILDNYDTGQYYLDNVLINKPSETYAAELRNRKIGFIFQSFNLISFKNAMENVALPLYYQGINRKKRNKLAMEYLDKMGLASHADHLPNELSGGQKQRVAIARALIAQPQVILADEPTGALDSTTSRDVMQLLREINTNDGITMLIVTHEQAVANATDRVIHIKDGIIGSIEINENPVIEM from the coding sequence GTGATAAGAATTAATAACTTGAACAAGACCTACTATAACGGCGCTCCTTTGCACGTTTTGAAGGGTATCAATCTGGAAGTTGAGAAAGGAGAGCTGGTTTCCATCATGGGAGCTTCCGGTTCGGGTAAATCCACTCTATTGAACATTCTCGGTATACTCGACAATTACGATACGGGTCAGTATTATCTCGACAATGTTTTGATAAACAAACCGAGCGAGACGTATGCAGCCGAATTGAGAAACAGGAAAATAGGTTTTATCTTCCAGTCTTTCAACCTTATTTCATTCAAAAACGCAATGGAAAATGTCGCGTTACCTCTCTATTATCAAGGAATAAACCGAAAGAAGCGGAATAAGCTGGCAATGGAATACCTCGATAAGATGGGACTAGCAAGCCATGCCGACCATTTGCCCAACGAATTATCCGGAGGACAGAAGCAACGTGTTGCCATTGCGCGTGCTCTTATTGCACAACCTCAGGTAATACTGGCCGACGAACCTACCGGAGCATTAGATAGTACAACGTCAAGAGACGTAATGCAATTGTTGAGAGAGATAAATACGAATGACGGCATTACAATGCTTATTGTAACACACGAACAGGCTGTAGCCAATGCCACCGACCGCGTAATACATATAAAAGACGGTATAATAGGTTCGATAGAGATAAATGAGAATCCTGTAATAGAGATGTAA
- a CDS encoding PCMD domain-containing protein: MKTLLKLFWILGVSLIALSFSACSDDDDDPKSTESALLEMKFDDDIVTVQPIITGTDIKFFVAHDATEQDLKEMVPAITVSNKATVSPAPGSKVDFSGDPVKFTVTAEDGVTKTMYTVTCEKGESPEAEIISVTFSAPIVVEQPTIDGTNIRFFVAADAADEDLKKLTPVIEISVGATIDPASGSPVDFSNGAVEFTVTSQDKANTTVYTVSYQRIGKYNFEEWIEEGIASSIIGGLKIPYYAPVGGWSSSNKGAGLLVLMGKVKQVVVTKTDDAHSGSGAAKIETILSNNVNGTGSALYPVVTTGSLFLGEFITNTSNTLLSTKFGIPYTKRPIAIKGYYKYTPGSDFYRCDIINTTYNKVTLEEGTTDNCSINAILYEYENDLPENPTTPQKEEYYAQFITGVDTYSFEENKKLVAVAKLTDGTAKAEYTAFQIEFKDKDGNTTYAYDPTKKYRMSIICSSSAEGDTFSGAPGSVLFVDDIEVISE; this comes from the coding sequence ATGAAAACTTTATTGAAATTATTTTGGATATTAGGGGTTTCCCTGATAGCCCTGTCCTTTTCCGCATGTAGTGATGACGATGATGATCCTAAGAGTACCGAATCGGCCCTTTTGGAAATGAAATTCGACGATGATATTGTCACTGTACAACCTATCATTACAGGCACCGACATTAAATTCTTTGTGGCACATGATGCAACAGAGCAAGACCTTAAAGAAATGGTTCCTGCCATCACAGTATCTAACAAAGCAACTGTTAGTCCGGCTCCGGGCAGTAAAGTCGATTTCTCGGGTGATCCGGTGAAATTTACTGTAACAGCCGAAGATGGTGTGACTAAGACGATGTATACGGTGACTTGTGAAAAGGGAGAAAGCCCTGAAGCGGAAATAATTAGTGTAACATTCAGTGCTCCTATTGTAGTTGAACAACCTACTATCGATGGAACAAATATCCGTTTCTTTGTTGCGGCTGATGCAGCAGACGAAGATTTGAAAAAGCTGACTCCTGTCATTGAAATTTCTGTCGGAGCAACAATAGACCCTGCATCGGGAAGCCCTGTCGATTTCTCTAATGGTGCAGTTGAATTTACTGTAACTTCGCAGGATAAAGCTAATACTACTGTCTATACTGTATCTTATCAGAGAATAGGTAAATATAACTTTGAGGAGTGGATAGAAGAAGGAATTGCAAGTAGTATTATTGGTGGATTGAAGATTCCATATTATGCCCCTGTAGGTGGCTGGAGTTCTAGTAATAAAGGAGCCGGTTTATTAGTACTTATGGGAAAGGTTAAGCAGGTAGTGGTTACAAAAACGGATGATGCTCACAGTGGTAGTGGTGCTGCTAAGATAGAAACTATTTTATCAAATAATGTGAATGGAACTGGATCTGCGTTATATCCAGTAGTAACTACTGGGTCACTTTTTTTAGGGGAGTTTATAACAAATACAAGTAATACTTTATTGAGTACTAAATTCGGCATTCCATATACTAAAAGACCGATTGCAATAAAAGGTTATTATAAATATACTCCCGGCTCTGATTTTTATAGGTGCGACATTATTAATACAACATACAATAAAGTAACCTTAGAAGAAGGTACAACAGACAATTGTAGTATAAATGCTATACTTTACGAATATGAAAATGATCTTCCAGAAAACCCAACTACTCCACAGAAGGAAGAATATTATGCACAGTTTATTACAGGAGTTGATACTTATAGTTTCGAAGAGAATAAGAAACTTGTTGCTGTCGCAAAACTGACAGACGGAACAGCGAAAGCTGAATATACAGCTTTTCAAATTGAATTTAAGGATAAAGATGGTAATACTACATATGCATACGATCCTACTAAAAAATACCGTATGTCAATTATTTGTTCATCCAGTGCAGAAGGTGATACATTTAGTGGTGCCCCTGGTAGTGTACTCTTTGTAGATGATATTGAAGTTATCTCGGAATAA
- a CDS encoding pyridoxal phosphate-dependent aminotransferase gives MSQVSARIASLAVSETLAMSQKSNELKAQGINVINLSVGEPDFFTPAHVKEAAKKAIDDNFSFYTPVPGYLSLRQAICKKLETENGLSYKPEQIICSNGAKQDVCNVVLCVVNPGDEVIIPAPCWVSYVEMVKLAEGKSVVIRTGIEQDFKMTPAQLEAAITPKTRAIILCSPSNPTGSIYSKAELEAIANVLAKHPNIIIIADEIYEHINYLGKHESIAQFENIKDRVAIINGVSKAYAMTGWRLGWVAAPQWLASACNKLQGQYTSGASSIAQKAAEAAYLGNQQCVEDMRLAFQRRRDLIVKLASEIEGFKVNKPEGAFYLFPECSYYLGKSYNGRQINTSADLAMFLLEEGHVACVGGLAFEAPDYIRFSYATSDENIVEAMRRVKETLAKLK, from the coding sequence ATGTCACAAGTATCAGCGCGTATAGCAAGTCTTGCAGTATCGGAGACTTTGGCTATGTCTCAGAAAAGCAATGAGCTAAAAGCTCAGGGCATTAATGTCATCAACCTGAGTGTAGGGGAACCCGATTTCTTCACCCCCGCCCATGTAAAAGAAGCTGCAAAAAAAGCTATCGACGATAACTTCTCTTTCTATACACCTGTGCCCGGCTATCTGTCGCTCCGGCAGGCAATATGTAAAAAGCTGGAAACCGAAAACGGACTTAGCTATAAGCCCGAACAGATTATTTGTTCCAATGGAGCAAAGCAGGATGTGTGTAATGTGGTACTTTGTGTTGTCAATCCGGGAGATGAAGTGATTATCCCTGCTCCATGCTGGGTTAGTTATGTAGAAATGGTAAAACTGGCTGAAGGTAAAAGTGTAGTAATCCGCACAGGTATCGAACAGGATTTCAAAATGACTCCTGCACAACTGGAAGCAGCCATTACGCCAAAGACAAGAGCTATTATATTATGCTCACCGTCAAACCCTACAGGCAGTATCTATTCTAAAGCTGAACTAGAGGCAATAGCGAATGTATTGGCTAAGCATCCGAATATCATCATCATTGCAGACGAGATATACGAACATATCAACTATCTGGGAAAACATGAGAGCATTGCCCAGTTCGAAAATATTAAAGACCGTGTGGCCATTATCAACGGAGTATCCAAAGCATATGCCATGACAGGCTGGCGTCTGGGATGGGTAGCCGCACCTCAGTGGCTTGCGTCGGCCTGTAACAAGTTGCAGGGACAATATACTTCGGGAGCTTCATCTATTGCTCAGAAAGCTGCCGAAGCAGCTTATCTGGGCAATCAGCAATGTGTGGAAGATATGCGACTCGCATTCCAACGCCGTCGCGATCTGATTGTGAAGCTGGCTTCTGAGATAGAAGGATTTAAAGTGAATAAGCCGGAAGGTGCTTTCTATCTGTTCCCTGAATGCAGTTATTATCTTGGCAAGTCGTACAATGGACGGCAGATCAATACATCGGCAGACCTCGCAATGTTCCTGCTCGAAGAAGGCCATGTGGCTTGTGTGGGCGGGCTTGCATTCGAAGCACCGGACTATATCCGTTTTTCATATGCTACTTCTGACGAGAATATTGTAGAGGCTATGAGACGAGTGAAGGAGACATTGGCGAAGTTGAAGTAA
- a CDS encoding bifunctional 3,4-dihydroxy-2-butanone-4-phosphate synthase/GTP cyclohydrolase II, translating to MEKIKLDTVEEAIEEIRNGNFVIVVDDEDRENEGDLIIAAEAITPEKVNFMETHARGLICAPITAERCEELDLPMMVTHNTATHATPFTVSIDLLKNGVTTGISAYDRAQTILALTRKDTKPEDFGRPGHIFPLRAKDKGVLSRIGHTEAAVDLARLAGLYPAGVLIEIKKEDGEMARLPELREMADKYNLKLISVADLIKYRLERESLIEKGAEVNMPTEYGHFHLIPFKQKSTGLEHVALIKGTWEKDDPILVRVHSSCVTGDIFGSKRCECGEQLHKSMEMIQKEGKGVIVYLNQEGRGIGLMAKMEAYKLQEEGYDTVDANLHLGYRADERDYGVGAAILRELGVSKMRLLTNNPVKRKGLESFGLTVVGNVPIEVTPNKYNEFYMHTKKERMGHDLHNVD from the coding sequence ATGGAAAAAATAAAACTGGATACAGTAGAAGAAGCCATAGAAGAAATAAGAAATGGCAACTTCGTTATTGTTGTCGACGATGAAGACCGCGAAAATGAAGGAGACCTCATCATTGCTGCGGAGGCCATCACTCCGGAAAAGGTAAACTTTATGGAGACACATGCCAGAGGCCTTATTTGTGCACCCATTACAGCAGAACGTTGCGAAGAACTTGATTTACCAATGATGGTTACTCACAACACTGCAACTCATGCCACACCTTTTACAGTATCTATAGATTTACTCAAGAATGGTGTGACCACCGGAATCTCGGCTTACGACAGGGCGCAAACAATCCTTGCCCTGACCCGTAAAGACACCAAGCCTGAAGACTTTGGCCGTCCCGGACATATTTTCCCTCTACGTGCCAAAGACAAAGGAGTACTTAGCCGTATCGGTCATACAGAAGCAGCCGTAGACCTAGCCCGCCTTGCCGGATTATATCCCGCAGGAGTTCTGATAGAGATAAAGAAAGAAGACGGAGAAATGGCGCGCTTACCTGAATTACGCGAAATGGCCGACAAGTATAATCTGAAATTAATTTCTGTAGCCGACCTTATAAAATACAGACTGGAAAGAGAATCACTGATCGAAAAAGGGGCGGAAGTAAATATGCCTACCGAGTACGGGCATTTTCATCTGATTCCTTTCAAACAAAAATCGACAGGACTGGAACATGTAGCACTTATAAAAGGAACATGGGAGAAAGACGACCCTATCCTTGTCCGCGTACACTCATCATGCGTTACAGGCGACATATTCGGCTCTAAGCGTTGCGAGTGTGGAGAACAGTTGCACAAATCAATGGAGATGATCCAGAAAGAAGGAAAAGGGGTAATCGTATATCTCAATCAGGAAGGACGCGGAATCGGACTTATGGCAAAAATGGAAGCCTACAAACTTCAGGAAGAAGGATACGATACTGTAGACGCAAACCTCCATCTGGGTTACCGTGCCGACGAACGCGACTATGGCGTAGGGGCAGCCATCCTTAGAGAATTAGGTGTCAGTAAGATGCGATTATTAACCAATAACCCTGTCAAGCGAAAGGGATTAGAATCTTTCGGACTGACTGTAGTAGGCAATGTGCCTATCGAAGTTACACCTAACAAATATAACGAGTTCTATATGCATACAAAAAAAGAGCGTATGGGGCACGATTTACATAATGTAGATTAA